GGCACCACCTCCGCCGACGTGGACGTCTACGACGTGGTCGGCCACAGCATCGAGGGCGTCAGCCTCACCGCCGACGTCATGAGCCTGCAGGCGGACTCCTCCACCCTGCAGGTCACCCGCCTGTTCGTGGTCACCAACAGTTCCGCCCCGCCGCGCACCGTGATGGGCGACCGCCCCTTCGAGTTCTACCTGCCCGAGGGAGCGCAGATCGATTCCGGCATGGCCGAGTCGTCCGGCGGCATGCCGCTGACCAAGGACCCGGTGCCCACCTCGGAGAAGGGGCGCTACTTCTTCGGCTTCCCGCTACGTCCCGGGGAGACCCGCTTCCAGGTCAGCTATCACCTGCCCTACTCCGGCCAGGCTACGCTAC
This portion of the Terriglobales bacterium genome encodes:
- a CDS encoding carboxypeptidase regulatory-like domain-containing protein, with product MAGRILRVVLAVLALGAWASAASLTGTVTNKTTGKPSAGDSVALLKLGQGMEESASVKTDGRGRFSIALDDPSSPHLVRVTHQGVAYFKPAPPGTTSADVDVYDVVGHSIEGVSLTADVMSLQADSSTLQVTRLFVVTNSSAPPRTVMGDRPFEFYLPEGAQIDSGMAESSGGMPLTKDPVPTSEKGRYFFGFPLRPGETRFQVSYHLPYSGQATL